The Theileria equi strain WA chromosome 2 map unlocalized gcontig_1105316255037, whole genome shotgun sequence genomic sequence ataccatttttCAGTGGATAGTATACCTGGTGCCTTATTGGTCACCTTGATGAGTAAGGGTCTGCCTCTCTTATCTATATAATCCTGCCTAATAGGATTCTCCAGGGGTTTCCAGTAAAGGACAGAAACACTAGTCACATACTTCATACTTTTTGTAAACCCTTCTCTAATATCTCCGCTTTTATACCGAAAACCTTTAACTGTGAAATAATTGCCTGACCGACCATGGATGGTGTGAACATATTCAGTGAAGTTTGTGGTTCCTGGTAGTTCCTTCGCCCTCACCTCAATAGTGGAAGGAGGATTTCCATAAGTAGTAGGTTCTTTATGTTGTTTTCTCTGATAAATATCTATAGTTACAGTGGGTGGCTTGCAATCACTATCCAGACCATCTAGGAATTCAACAATGGAATCATAATCAGAATCTGttttatctttattcaATTCACCAACTGACTTCCAAGTACCACTAGCATTATCAGGTTTATGGAACCATTTCTCACTTCCTGATGCTttttttatataaattaGAAGAGGGTTGTATGTCCTGTTACTACAAAAATAGACAACCACCTTCTCAACACTACTAAGAGGAAGCTCTGATTTCAAATTACCTAGTACTATAACCTCTCCTCCTTTCTTGAAGGCAGATATAATGAACGACCCTTCACTACTAGCGTGTTCAAAGACCTTGTACATACAAAGCTTGTTCTCCCCGGGAGTAGCATCAGTAACTTTGACTTTCTTATGATGAGTAATTTTAGGATCAGTATCTTTATCTTCATGACAATATTCTCCATCTATCCTGCTAACATCTATTTGAACTACGTCATTAATCTCACAATTGAGCAAGTCTAACTCGGCCTGACTAGGTCCATCTCCAGGAGTTCCTTTACGAACATAAGACATCCAATTACCATCTCTACTGTTCCTATAGTATGTAGTAGTACCAGTATTGTCATCTATTTCAACAAGGAGAGCCCTCTCAGGATTCTTGTTaccttccttttcatatcTCCAGTAATACGCGGATACGGATGTTACCTTCTCATTTATACTGTCAGTCCCTGAAATTGTCTGGTTATCATCTTGCACTTGCTTAAGGCTGAATGATGGTCCATTATGGGTATGGATAAACTTGAAGAAGTCAGCTCCAGCAGGATAGGAAGATCTTGTAACTCTAACATTCTTTCCACTGACTGAATCTTGATATGTATgagtatctccattctttacCTTTTGGTTTTCTGAGAGATTAATTGTTGCTTTTGGGTTAGAAATAGTTGTAGTTATAACTGTGGAACCGTTCTTTCCATTATTGGCCGTATCACAATTCTTCAATCCAGTACAACCAAGATTCCCTAATACACCTTTAATTTTGTTCACATCATCACAGCCTTTTATATTGTCTGGATCAGTTCCAGATAGGTTTGTACTAACTTCTTCCCAGACATGATTATTCTTGTCTTTTCTCTTATACCACTTTTTTTGGTTAGCGGAGTCAACATAAATAAGAACAGGTTTGTGGTCGCAGTAGAATACATAGACACTAACTGCTCCGTCAATAGCAAATGTTAATCCTTTGGCTGATATTCTCTTTCTTTGACTGGGATCACTAGTATTATTAGCATCTTTAGGATAGTATTTAATCTTTGCTAGCTTATTTTTAGTGTTaatctcatgtttgtagtattcCGTAAACTTTTCATCCCCAATAAGAACTTCTTTTTTAGTAACTGTAACCTTCTTCTCTCTTCCAATATGGTTATTACAACAGTATAAAGCTTCTGCTGTAGAGATAGTCTCCGTAAGATCCATTACAACAGCACTGTTAAGTCTACAGTTAAGATCATCCAGTGTCTGTTCAAGCTTCTCACCAAGAAGCTCAGAAGTATCATTATCGTTCAAAGAAAGTGCCTTCCATTCAAGGTTATCATTGTTTAACCTGTATATATGTTCTCCATTTTCCTTTAATATTTCTATGAGAAGGGGTTTGTTTCTTCCAACATCCCCCTTCCAATACCAAACCGCCAGATGAATAATTTCGTCATTTTTAGCGATACCAAGGTTAGACAGAGGAATATCtgttccattatcatcGTATTTGACCCCTTTAATCGTAAAAGGAACATTATTGTATGCTTCGTGTGTGATCATATAAAAGCCAGATTCATCAGgtttttcttctttagtCAACTTAACTTTCTGATCAGCAGACCTTCCATATGTGTAAGGTTGACTTGCAACATCTttttttatataaattatCACCGTTGGTATGTGGAGTTTAACAGCCTTGAGTTTAGTAGGAAAAGTAGAAATAGTAACAGAAGTTGGATAAAGGTTAACAGGACTTCCATCAACAGTGATAGGAGCTTTAATGAGggtatttatattttggtCCTCTAttacttcttcatcttcatattcTTGCATCACAATGACGTCATCaattttttccttcttttctTTATCTCCTGTCTCTTCGGCATCCTTAATCAGATCATCCCAACTGAATTTCTTATCATCCTGatcatattttaatggagGTAGCCCTGGTACTTGAGAAGATACAAATGGTTGTTGGTTAGAAAATCTTGGAGATGGAGGTTCGGAATTACATGCATCTATACTATCTCTGACAGTATCGAGAATACTTTGAATTTCCTTAACAGTTTTGTTGTTAATCTCACTACTAACATCCTTCCATGTTCTTTCTACTGGTACCCTCTTGAGCCATGCATGACCTCTACCATTGTCAATATCTATGGCGACTGGAGAAGCTTTATCACAGTCTGGAAAATAGACCGTGACCTTTGAAACTTCTTTAGGCATATGAAAACCACCCACTTGTTGCCTAGTTTTCCCATTATATATTGaggatattttgagattATTCTGACCCCTAGTTGGAATGTGATCGTAGCCAATGAAGCCAGAATATTTAGGTTTCTTTTCCTTAGTAACTTGAATCCTCTTATCATGTCTGGAGTAAAGACCGTGACAATATTTTCCACCTTTTTCTGAGATATCCAACTGAACTACCTCATTAATTCTGCAGTTTATTTCATCAAGCTTGGTGGTTAAAGTGTCCTGAAGAGAACTATCTTTATAAAACTCTTTGGCTACATCCGGATTGATCGTTCTCCATTCTGTATATTTTGGACTCTTACCGAGATTCTCGAAAAATATAGACCCGTTCTGGTCACCCTTTACAAACTCAACTATGAGTGGAACAGTTCCTCCATGTTTCCACTTGTATATCCTTAGCTGGGATATGACTTCATTAGTAGTAGCAATGTCAGTAGGATGTTTGTTGTACGTAACTCTAGAGATTTTTGTATTACCAGGAATGTTATATGAATCTACCTTATAATCTTCGGCTTCAGTTGGAAGGGTAGGTCCAGATGATGATCGAGTTACAGATTTATGCGTTAGACAGCTTGACATTTTATTGGGAAAAAATTGTTTAAAACTACTTGGTTCTGTCAGTTCAATGGGAATTGCTTGGTTCTTTTGGCAATTTTGGTGATCTATTGCTTCTTGTTCGGTCATATCTTCCACTTGACCAGAGCCCCAATTTGTGCCAAGTGTTCCGTAATACTTTGTATcattttgatgattttcCTTAACTCCAAGCAAAATTGGTACATCTGGATTCGCGTCCCAGAAGTATACAAAGAAATCCTTGACATTTGGGATCTTGGTGTTTGATAATCCTGTTACCCCTATTTTACTGCCACCTTTTAATGTTCTATCTACGACGAATGTTCCACTTATAGTAGGCGGTTTATGAGAATTTCTAATGAAGCCTGGTAGAAGGCCTTCTCCGGATTTCGTCACAAATATGGAAACCTTTTTATCTTGACCATATTCACCCTGGTAAGTATGATCCGACTGATTATTTTTTGGTGTTTGTTTAATATCAAGTCTTACACCATCTGCAGTAGTGATTATATCGCAGTTTCCTATGCTTAAAACACTTTTAGTATCTGTTAATACACCTCCAAGCTTAAGTTTAACGTCACTAGGCTTACCAGAAAATTCAGGATAATGCTCCCATACGTTTCCATGTTTCCTCttataccatttataattaTTACGCCTACCAGATTCTACACAAATAAGAAACGGTATCTTGTTAAAACATGGTGACACAAATGCAGTAAGTCTTATAACGTTCTTAAATGGAAGGGTGTAATGTGGAAAAATTTGTCTATCGTTCTCCACATAGATTTCAGATATATTATATGGTTTACTAGCtcccaaagaagaagaatacTTGTAAGAAAATACAACTGGATATGTAGCATAATTTTCACTATATAAATAATATATTCTCTTACTGTGTAAAAAATGCTTTTTATCATGACAATCTCCGGGATCTCCAATATTAATTTGAACAACTCCATTATATATGCAATTTAGGATGTCAAGTCTATTCTTTAATTCCTGGGGAGGGTTATTTCTCCAAGGTAGCGGTCTCCATTTATCATGTTTCAACTTCCCTTCTTTATCAGGAGTGCTGATGTTCTCGATCCAGTAGGAGATGTTATTTTCACCAGAAAATTCTATCAAGAGAGGATTCTCAAGTTTGCTATCACCCTCCCAGTAGTAAGCTGACACTCCATTAAAGTTTTCTTTGTCAACAGGAATTGGGAGGTAATAACCAGTCTTATATCTTAACCGCTTCTGAAATGTTAGTTGCCTTCCTTTATATACAAGTATAGAGTTATCAGAGATTTCACCAGTATAACTGTACTTTATATATCCATCAGCATCTTTAACCGGATCTTGTTGAACTTTTATCTCTAATTTTTCACCACAAATTTCACAGTCAATCTCATAACCACTCTTCTGATAAAAGTCTATATGTATTCTGTGGGCAACAAATAATCTACACGAGAGTGCCTTCAGCTCTTCTTCCAGTTCCTCAATATTACTAGAATACTTATCCTCCTCAGGATAGTTCCCCGATTCACTTGCATCAACccttctccatcttttgTTGGCATAGCTTCCAACATTCTCAAGCCAATGtattttatttccattaACTTTGGCCCTTATGAGAAGAGGTTTCTTTATCAGCTGCGGATCATCATCGTAGATTCTATTGTAAAAGACCGTCACAGAGGCTGAATCATCAAACAAATTGGAAAACCCTATTCTCTCAAGTTCAATATTTTGCCAAAACAGAGTAGAAATTTGAGTAGTTCTGGTGTGGGTAGGATGAATTTCATGGGTACAATAGCCATAGTCTTTAGTTACTCCTAATGTCCCAGTTCTCACGGAGATATGGCTTTTGTTCCCTCGGCACTTACATCTTTTTGTGTTTCTACATTTATTCTGTACGTTTACGATTAGTTTATTCATCCACCCTCAGATCCAGTGGTGTAAGGAACATCTGCTATATTcccttcaaaactctgagatctGTGAgtctcctatctactcctcattcatcctccctcacaactagctcacaGTCAGAGAGgctatccacagaacaagatgaacaagtatcaACACAGTCGTCAGTAGTAGagtcaacactcacgtcagtagaaattagttcgtctatccaatcaccaacttccaccgagtccataGTGGAGTAGACATGACCAGAAGGTTGTGCATGCATAGTAGACATGTACATGGTGTTAGCTGGATGCTAAAAGCTCAACTCTTCACCTGGGGAAGATCCCCTTATAAACTGCCATGCCTCAGGCCAATTCCATATCTCTTCATAGGCCCAATAACGAGATATCAGAGCAGTATATGCTCTGGACATTTGCTCGTCGTTCTGCTAACCCTATTACTCCACATTCCTCCAGTGACGAACCTTACCGATAGTTTCGAGTATTGGAATTCCCATCCCCATTATCAGTTCTTACTCTTTGTAAAATACGTCTTCACGAGTAATAGCCAAATAAAATGACGGTACTCATATCTCCCATCACATTTCTCTTCATCGTCACGCTTTTTCGACGTGCATGCACGGTAAACCGCAAACTTCGGGACCCTATAGACCTTAACCTCGCAGCGTCACTTCCAGAGGGCATAGCGACCATTCAATCCGAAATGCCTCCAATAGGTACATACTACTACGTCAAGACGACCTATTCCAGACTATACAGAATGGGTCTCATTCGATTCGGAGGTAATGTTTTAGCAAACACACATGGTGCACAGATGACATGATAATGAAGGGGAACGAAGATGATATGAACAGGTTCCTCTTTTATGCTCTGTTAGAGCGTGGCGTAAGGTATCTCAGAATAGTTTCCAAGTATATACGCTTTGGCAAACCAGCTCGGGAAGTTGCCGAGTTTATACAGAGGCCAGGTGAAGGTCGCTATACAAGGCTAGTTCGCAAGACTGTGGATATAGAAGTGATTACTCAGCAGAACACGCGCACAATTCAAGTGGAAGAGGGGTCAGCAACAAAAGCCAGAAGGTTTTCTGTAAGGAAGGAAATGAAGCTAGAGGCGTCGATTGGAGTCGTGAGATACTGCTGCTACGTTGTCAATGCCAAGGTCCATGGTCTCATTGAGCGAAAGGTCATCTGGGAAGGGGGACATGATGCACCCGTGATAACTGTCATATCGTTGTATTCGGAGGGATACTGCCTCACCACAAAACACGTGTTTAAAGGTATCGGCAGGGGGTTCCGTATGGAGAATAGAGTTTGGACACCCATCTTTTTGAGTCCCAAAGATGAAGGCATGTACAACGAACATGCAGAAGCCCCTCAATCCTGTCCCGTCTCCAGAGCCACCGAGAACGAAGACCAAGAGCCTTGCACATCGGAGTCGGTTATCAAATTCTCAGGAAGACCAGTGCCCGAGGTGATTGCAGACAGCACGACACAGGAAGGGGCTAGCGTTCAAGAATTTAATCCCCCTGTCCCAGATCTCACTGTACCCGCCCAAATCCATCCAGGCGACGTAGAATCTGTGCAACTAGCCATCAGCTCAAGCTCGTACGACGAAAGCGATTGGGATTCTAGCGATTAGACCGCCCTATGGCCATTTAAGTTTTTAAACACTAACCTGTAGTTTTATACCCAAATTGACCAAAGTTTGCGCtgattcatccttccacttTTCGCCTCTACACAccattctaggtacccttgCTATCTCTACCCTAGTCTCCGCAATATCGCCCATTATAGCCATAAATGCTGTGCATTACGAGCTCTAATCTTCGCCGCATCTTTActaaaatattttagaGCGCTTTGGCcaaaattttccatttacaCGGGCGGCCGTGCATACACCCACACCCCCTGTGTTGCTGCTTTCTGGCTTCTTGGGTATTCGCCGCAAAAGTTCTAGTCTTGGATAGAAGGTGAGATTGGCACTAAATTTTAAGCAGAAACTTGTGTTCATTAGCGAAATGGAGTCTCTATTGTCTTCGAAATTCGGTCTTTCCGACGTCGTTGACCAGGTTTGTTAATCTTTCCGTTACATGTGCATTCCCCCGTCTCGCTACGCGATTTTACAAAAACTTGCAGCTTCCCGGGAAACGCGTCTTAATGCGTGTGGATTTCAACGTCCCTATCAAGGAGGGTGTCGTCACTGACGCCACCAGGATCAAGGCCACAGTTCCTACCATCAAGTTCCTCTTGGACCACGGCGTCAAGTCCATCGTGTTGATGTCCCACTGTGGTCGCCCAGATGGTCAGAGGGTAGAAAAGTACACACTCAAGCCTGTTGTACCTGAGCTCTCCTCATTGCTCGGTGGTCACGAGGTCAAGTTTTTGGACGACTGTGTAGGCGAGGCCGTAGAGGCTGAATGCAAGGACCCCAAACCAGGATCCATCATACTCTTGGAGAACCTGAGATTCCACccagaggaagaatccAAGGACCAGACCGCCGAGTCTGTGGTTAGCTTCAGAAGTTCCCTCACAAAGCTCGGCGACATCTACGTAAATGATGCATTCGGAACCGCTCACAGAGCCCACAGCTCCATCGTCGGTGTAGACTTGCCTCTGCGTGTTGCAGGTCACCTCATGAAACGCGAATTGGACTACTTTGCCAAGGCTCTCGAGAACCCACAAAGGCCATTTGTCTCCATTCTAGGAGGTGCCAAGGTCAGAGATAAGATCAAGCTCATTATGGCCTTGATTGAAAAGGTTGACGCCTTGATTATTGGCGGTGGAATGGCCTACACATTTAAAAAGGTACTCAATGGAATGCCAATTGGCGAATCGCTCTTTGACGAGGAAAGCGTAGAAATCATTGGAAAGATTGTGGAAAAGTGCAAGCAGTTCAAGGTTGACTTACACCTCCCAGTCGATTTTAAGGTCACCACAGACTTCTCCAACGACACACCAACCAAATTTGTGGATGACTCTGAAGGTGTTCCAGACGGATGGATGGGTTTGGACTGCGGCCCAAAGACTGTAGAAGCATTTGGAAAGGTCCTTGGCGGTGCCAAGACAATTGTATGGAATGGACCATTGGGAGTATTCGAGTTTTCCAACTTTGCGGCTGGAAGCACTAGCGTGTTGGATCTCGTCATTGAGGCCACGAAGGGAGGAGCTACTAGTATCATTGGAGGTGGTGACACTGCGGCTCTGGCAGAACAGACTGGACGTGCCAAGTTCTTTAGTCACGTGTCCACTGGTGGTGGAGCTTCCCTGGAACTTCTCGAAGGAAAGGTGTTGCCTGGAGTCTCTTGTCTCACTCAAAAGTCCTAATTCGTGTTTGTGTACGTCTTTACATCCGTTAGTACCACAACGTTGACTGGGGAGGAAGGGAGTGTGACTTGGATGTGCAGCACATACTTCTACCGTTCCCTGTCTCATCTACACATCCTCCCGTACTACAGCCCAGTAGATGGTAGGAAAATGTGCGATTATCTGCCATGCAAGAGGAAGAACGGTGAGGATGACCGCAACGGTTGGCACAAAGTTGCCTAGTGGTTGCACCCTGGTAATCGGAGGCGAACGACACATTCACTCGAAGATTCTATAACTGATTTAATGTTAATGATGGGAGTGTATCGTAAGACCCCTCTGTTAGTTACAGGGTTCCTTGTTGGTGCAGTCGTAGTTTACCAGGTGACCTACTCCCTCAGGGACAAGACCAAGGATGTTGTTCCTGCCCCCAAGGCTCCCGCTGTTGCTCCAGTAGCTCAACCAAACCAGGCTGGAGACGCCAATCTGAGAGGAGCTGAGGAAGACGGAATCACAATTCAGTTTGAGAAGACGGAAGGTTACACCACTCATGGCAAAAAGATCACAGTCCAGAAGAGAGTAGACTTCCCAGTTGCTGGTTTCTCGAGACACAGTCACATTGGAAAGTTGAGTTTGCCACTGGTCATCAAGAAATTCTCATTCGAAGACAAGACACTCAAGGGTATTCCATCTGACCTGAACGTCATCAACTCCTCTGTTTACTTCAAGACTGGTCTCAAGGAGCCCGTCCTCGTTGAACTCTACAAGTACTCACCTGATGGACACAACACCTCTGTCCACTTCTTCACCAAAGGTGCCAATGAAACCTGGGAGGAGTTCTTCTTTAACAGCAGTACCACTCTCACTGGGAAGCTTAACGAGTTGACTGGTACTCCTTCTGCTGGTCAAGGTGAAGCCGAAAGAGGAGCTGGCGGTGAACCTGGTAAGGCTGAAGACGCTGCAGCTAAGGCTGCTGGAGGCGCAGCTTCTAGTCCTCAACAAGCTGCTGGAGCTGGACCAAGTGCTGAGGCCAATGTTGGTGGTAGTGCTAAGGGCCCTGGTGGTCAAGGTGGGGATGCAACTGTTCCAGGTTCTGGTACTACAACTActcaggtttgtttatattttgtttattATATTGTTTTGTAGATCCAAACCGGTACAACTTCCACAGAAACTGGTGTACAAGGAGCACAAGTTCAATCTACATCCCATCCTCAATCTTCAGGTGAGCAAGTTGTTGCAAAGCCTTCATCTGGAGGGGGTGATACTCCAGGAGCTCAAGCAGAAGCCTCTTTAGGCTCCGGTTCTGTTGCAGGGTCAAGTGTAACTAATACTGCTGCGACCAGAACAGACTCCGCCGGTGATTCTAGTCTATCTAGTGGAGCTACCGAAACTCAGCAATCATAAGCTTCTTTAGGCCCTGGATCTACTCAACCTGGTAATACCGTTGCTTCAGCCGGAACTGGGTCCGTTAGCTCTGAACAAGGTGAGGGACCTAGCACATTATCTCGATCAGGAGATTCTAGCCAACGATCTTAATCAGTATAAGCTTTTTCAGGCACTGGAGCTGCCGATAGATCAAGTGGGACACCATCTTCCGTAACACCAAGTGCTTCCACTGTACCTGCTCAGCCAACCCAAGTACCTGCAAGCCCAGTTTCCGGTCCAGGATCTACTTAATCTTTAAATGTAGTAACATAACAGTTACAAACTCTACGCAAGCTGTAGAGGTAAAGTTTTAAAACAACATTACTTGGCTACACTATCAATGAATAAAACTGCCTGTGCCCACCCGGCATCAGTTCCAGCGCTGCATGTTTTTGTACTACCAGTGTAAACTTACAAGTTTTTAAATGTGTCTGTTATAACTTCACACTGTGCATCCGTAAGGGTCCTGCCGGATTTTATCCCAAAGAGCCTATATCCTTTACAAGTGGACATTCAAACAAACCTCTGGGAAATGTTACGGATATGAACATCAACTGGAACCACCTCTCTCTTGCCAAGTCCAAATAGCAACACACAATCCGCCACCTTTCTTCCAACGCCCCTGGAATGGCGTGATtatggaatgaagaaaCTTACGGAAGTGACATGAGCTCATTTCTAGACGTGACACAATCACGCAATCTCAAATCATACAACCAGTCAAGTCCACGGGACTTTAAAATATCGACAGTCTTTACTATAAAACCAGCTCTGTATCCAAAGCCCATCTTTCTCAAAGTTTCAGTGTCAACGCTCTTTAATTGAGCGATAGAGGGGAAGGAATAAAAGGACATCTTCTTATCCTTGTAATGTTTACTGGCCAAAAACGTTCCATATTCCCTCTTTAAATCACCAACCATTCGTGTAATTCGGCTAATGTTGTTGTTTGAGGAGCATATAAAGGAGATTAGACACTCTAGAGGCTCCTGTTGCAGTATCCTTACACCCTGGCGCTCTTGGAAAATCTTTTGCACATCCTTGGAGATTTTGTTCATGTCAACCGCGTATTCATGTTTCAAGTCGAAATAGTCGCACAAGCTATCCTCATTCGCCTCGCCGTGAATGCATCTGTAGGtggtaaaggaggatgaaCAAGGTACCTGTAGAGGGTGGTGTCCTTGTTTTCCTTAATCTCATAGACGCTATTCCCCAAGACCCCAACCCAGTGATTATCTCCGACGGAATGCCAACTAAACGACTGACCTGAAGGATGATGTATGGCACATGGAGAATCCACTTGCGCACAGGCAAGAGTTCTATACGAGTGAAAACTGCACACATTGAAAAATTCCGTCATTTTCCACACATTTAAATGGGGAAGGAGGAAATAAAGGAGAAAATTCGCAACTCACCGGTGGTCAGCAAGAGGCTCGGCCGAAGGAGCCTGGAAGACACGTTCAAATCGCGCCACTCGAGACTTTGCATAGCAAATAACAAGTATATATGGACAAAACTACAAAACTTCCTTACAAAAGTTATCATACGAGTCCTTCACATTATACTCTGGCTTTCTGACTTGTCCATTGTACATGGTGTTGTAGAGACGCACTTGAATGGCATAGTACTTTGACTTGTAGAATCCATGCAACTTTGCAGAAAAACTCGAATAGTAACGCCGGCCGTCGCGGTACCATGAGGCTATCCAGGAGCGTTTGTCCCAATAAACTCCAGGAATGGAACATTTGTATTGATGTGACCCTTTTGAAGGGTCCGGCTCTGAAAACCACGGGATTTCCAGGAGGTAGTCGTAGGCATTGGTCACCTTTATAATGTTCACATTTGTGGACCGCTTCTTCCTCCGCTTGACCACAATCATTTCACCGCCATTTTCAAGCAGTTTGAGGTTTGCCAACTGGTCTCCTTTCTTTTGTTTTCGGCTCTTTTGCGGCAAAATCTTGCCACTGCCTTCGCTCTTTAGCATTCCTGGATCTTCCATTCCCCAGCCTTGTTGGTTTTCCGAAAAGTTTTCACGACTCATGGTGTATTCAGGATGTGCATAATTTGCGTATAGACTGGAAAAGTCTAGGGATTCCCTCTCCTCCATTGCATTCCTGAGCCATGCCATGGTGTTGCTACCATCATCAGAGGGGAAGAATCCATCAATTTTATGACACACTCCGTCGAGATTCCTGCAGAGCGACACGATGGTATCGATCCAGTTCAGAAGATGGTCAAAATCTGCGCCCTTGTAGTCCTGCATGTTGTTCACCAACCCTTTTTGCCTCTCAGATTCCATCTGTCTGAGGAGATCTTCGTCTGCATTAAACATCTTATCTCCATCTATATTGTCAAATATTCTGCTCATGTCCACATTTCTGAACATTCTCGAGAGATTTGACGATATCGAGGGTCTGGGTGCTATGGCTAGTGTGTATGTCAACTCAAGGTAGCTATTCCAAATTCAATTTTTTGGATTCACACTTGCATTTGACGACATGTGAACGACTAGCTGCAGTCAACACATTTAATTGCAACCCCAAAAATTACGGCTAGCTCACCTGCTCTCCTCCGGCCTCCACAATTAATCTTCCATGCATCATTCGCCCACAATTTCAAGCCCAGCGTAGGATGGTGTAATGATTGACGCAAGGATCAAAAAAACATGCAAATAATCACAAAGTCCACACTCATTGCAGCTAGCTTCGTAGGATTGGCTTTGTCTATCAATTTAAATGGCTTTATATACAATTATAACAGTTTAAACACCAATATAACCGATCAAGGAGCAAAATTTATCCTAAAGGTGCGTCAATCCCAGACTCGTATACGAAATTCTTGCAGTCGTCTCCAGGGGCGCAACTGGAATCGCAAATTGGAATTTCTGGTCCAAAAATGGATCGTCTAAGGTATGTTTGCCGGAAATTGGCGCCATTTGCTGACTTTTTCATGACTCCGAGACACTGACCCCTCAGGACCACGTTGGATGATATAAAGCAGTCGAAGGAAAAGGAGACTGCAAAGAGTACAAGGGAAGAAAGAGAAGGCGAAGTTGATGCCTGGAGAGTTGTCTTGTATAATGACGATATTCACAAGTATGTCTGAATGCCCTTTTCTCATTGTTGTACAGTTTCTCATACGTTACGGAATCACTGGCTTCATGCATACCGCAACTTTCACTCGCCAAAGCGCACTTAATTACAGTAGAGGCTCACAAAAATGGGCAGGCGGAAATTCTACGAACATGGAAGGACAAGGCAGAAACATATTGCAGGGGTGAGTTTTTTGTTTCCGTTATCACTCTACAGATTTGCAAAAGTGCGGTCTCACCGTTTGTACAATGTACAGTAAAGTTAAATGATTGTTTAAAGTGTGAACATACTAGTCGA encodes the following:
- a CDS encoding phosphoglycerate kinase, putative (encoded by transcript BEWA_041590A) translates to MESLLSSKFGLSDVVDQLPGKRVLMRVDFNVPIKEGVVTDATRIKATVPTIKFLLDHGVKSIVLMSHCGRPDGQRVEKYTLKPVVPELSSLLGGHEVKFLDDCVGEAVEAECKDPKPGSIILLENLRFHPEEESKDQTAESVVSFRSSLTKLGDIYVNDAFGTAHRAHSSIVGVDLPLRVAGHLMKRELDYFAKALENPQRPFVSILGGAKVRDKIKLIMALIEKVDALIIGGGMAYTFKKVLNGMPIGESLFDEESVEIIGKIVEKCKQFKVDLHLPVDFKVTTDFSNDTPTKFVDDSEGVPDGWMGLDCGPKTVEAFGKVLGGAKTIVWNGPLGVFEFSNFAAGSTSVLDLVIEATKGGATSIIGGGDTAALAEQTGRAKFFSHVSTGGGASLELLEGKVLPGVSCLTQKS
- a CDS encoding hypothetical protein (encoded by transcript BEWA_041600A) produces the protein MLMMGVYRKTPLLVTGFLVGAVVVYQVTYSLRDKTKDVVPAPKAPAVAPVAQPNQAGDANLRGAEEDGITIQFEKTEGYTTHGKKITVQKRVDFPVAGFSRHSHIGKLSLPLVIKKFSFEDKTLKGIPSDLNVINSSVYFKTGLKEPVLVELYKYSPDGHNTSVHFFTKGANETWEEFFFNSSTTLTGKLNELTGTPSAGQGEAERGAGGEPGKAEDAAAKAAGGAASSPQQAAGAGPSAEANVGGSAKGPGGQGGDATVPGSGTTTTQIQTGTTSTETGVQGAQVQSTSHPQSSGEQVVAKPSSGGGDTPGAQAEASLGSGSVAGSSVTNTAATRTDSAGPGSTQPGNTVASAGTGSVSSEQGTGAADRSSGTPSSVTPSASTVPAQPTQVPASPVSGPGST
- a CDS encoding 8-oxoguanine DNA-glycosylase, putative (encoded by transcript BEWA_041610A) translates to MQSLEWRDLNVSSRLLRPSLLLTTGQSFSWHSVGDNHWVGVLGNSVYEIKENKDTTLYRCIHGEANEDSLCDYFDLKHEYAVDMNKISKDVQKIFQERQGVRILQQEPLECLISFICSSNNNISRITRMVGDLKREYGTFLASKHYKDKKMSFYSFPSIAQLKSVDTETLRKMGFGYRAGFIVKTVDILKSRGLDWLYDLRLRDCVTSRNELMSLPGVGRKVADCVLLFGLGKREVVPVDVHIRNISQRLFGIKSGRTLTDAQCEVITDTFKNFAGTDAGWAQAVLFIDSVAK
- a CDS encoding hypothetical protein (encoded by transcript BEWA_041620A), whose protein sequence is MFRNVDMSRIFDNIDGDKMFNADEDLLRQMESERQKGLVNNMQDYKGADFDHLLNWIDTIVSLCRNLDGVCHKIDGFFPSDDGSNTMAWLRNAMEERESLDFSSLYANYAHPEYTMSRENFSENQQGWGMEDPGMLKSEGSGKILPQKSRKQKKGDQLANLKLLENGGEMIVVKRRKKRSTNVNIIKVTNAYDYLLEIPWFSEPDPSKGSHQYKCSIPGVYWDKRSWIASWYRDGRRYYSSFSAKLHGFYKSKYYAIQVRLYNTMYNGQVRKPEYNVKDSYDNFCKEVL
- a CDS encoding hypothetical protein (encoded by transcript BEWA_041630A), with amino-acid sequence MQIITKSTLIAASFVGLALSINLNGFIYNYNSLNTNITDQGAKFILKSSPGAQLESQIGISGPKMDRLRTTLDDIKQSKEKETAKSTREEREGEVDAWRVVLYNDDIHNFSYVTESLASCIPQLSLAKAHLITVEAHKNGQAEILRTWKDKAETYCRDLQKCGLTVCTMYSKVK